A window of Streptobacillus canis genomic DNA:
CTATAATTGAAACAATTGAAAGATATAAAGGGTTACAAGGGGGAACAAATAATTCTAATTCTGAAATAATTAAAGAAATAGAGTTATTCGAAAAAGAATTTAATGATGCACTTAATGATGATCTAAATACACCACTTGCAATATCATGTATACATGATTTAATTAAAAAGACAAATATACAATTAAACATTTCTAATTTTAAAGAAATTGAACAAGTAGTAAATATTTTAGAAAAATATATTATTAATGTATTGGGGATAAAAATGGAAAAAAATATAAATGATGAATTAAGTGAAAAATTAATAGAATTATTAAATATAATTAGAGATGAAGCTAGAGCAAATAAAAATTATGTTCTTTCAGATATGATACGTGATGAATTATTAAAACTTGGAATTAAAACAGCTGATAGAAAGGTAAAATAGATGTTTAAGAAAAATTTTATAAAAAGAATAATTAGATCTCTTAGAATTAATAAGAGTATATCTATAGATTTAGGTACAGCAAATATTCTTATATATGATAAACAAGAAGATAAAATTGTGCTTAATGAGCCATCAGTTTTGGCTAGAGACAAAAAAACTGGTAAGGTTATTGCAGTAGGTAAAGATGCAAGAGAAATGTTAGGAAAGACTCCTGATAGTATAGAAGCAATTAAACCATTAAAAGATGGAGTAATAGCCGATTTAGATGCAACTCGTGAAATGCTTTCACACTTTATGTATAAAATTTATGGTAGTTCAATTTTTAAACCTGAAGTAATGATATGTGTTCCATTAGAAGTGACACCAGTTGAAAGAAAAGCATTATTTGATTCAGTAAGTGGTGCTAAAAAAATATATATTATTGAAGAAGGAAGAGCAGCAATTATTGGTTCTGGAATTGATATTTCAAAACCTGCAGGAAATATGGTTATAGATATTGGTGGAGGTTCAACAGATGTTGCTATACTATCGTTAGATGAAGTTATTGCTTCAAAATCTATAAGAGTTGCTGGAAATAAATTTGATGAAGACATTGTTAGGTATGTTAGAAATAAATATAACTTGTTAATAGGTGATAGAACTGCTGAAAAGATTAAAAAAGAATTAGGAACAGCTTTATATGAAAAAGAGCCTAGAGTAATGACTATAAAAGGTAGACAACTAGAAATTCAAACGCCTGTTTCTTTAGAAATTAATTCTAATGAAGTTTATGAAGCTATTAAATCATCACTTTATGCCATAATTAATGCTACAAAAGAAGTTTTAGAAAAATCGCCACCTGAATTAGCAGCAGATATTTTAGATAACGGTATTGTTATGACAGGAGGAGGTTCTATGATAAAAGATTTTACAACTTTAGTTGAACAAGAAGTAAAAGTTAAGGTATATTTATCAGAACATCCTTTAGATTCTGTTGTATTAGGTGGAGGAAAAGCATTTGATAATAAGAATTTATTGAAGACTTTACAGATGAGAGAGAACTAATATGAATCTATTTGAAAATGAAGTATTAAACTTGAAAAAAAGTGCAACTTTTATGCTCTTTGCAGACAATAGAATCTCG
This region includes:
- the mreB gene encoding rod shape-determining protein — translated: MFKKNFIKRIIRSLRINKSISIDLGTANILIYDKQEDKIVLNEPSVLARDKKTGKVIAVGKDAREMLGKTPDSIEAIKPLKDGVIADLDATREMLSHFMYKIYGSSIFKPEVMICVPLEVTPVERKALFDSVSGAKKIYIIEEGRAAIIGSGIDISKPAGNMVIDIGGGSTDVAILSLDEVIASKSIRVAGNKFDEDIVRYVRNKYNLLIGDRTAEKIKKELGTALYEKEPRVMTIKGRQLEIQTPVSLEINSNEVYEAIKSSLYAIINATKEVLEKSPPELAADILDNGIVMTGGGSMIKDFTTLVEQEVKVKVYLSEHPLDSVVLGGGKAFDNKNLLKTLQMREN